The following DNA comes from Alnus glutinosa chromosome 6, dhAlnGlut1.1, whole genome shotgun sequence.
CAACTGGAGTCGCACCAGAGAGATAATGGATCCCGAGAAATTCGTATGCCTGAGTCATATGGCTACGAATCCCAAAAGATCCGTGCATCCGAGCTCACCCTGCCTTCAGCTGCAAATCCCTAGAAATCAAGAATTTGCAGAGCAACTTGATTAAACtaaaatctctataaatacgAAGGTTTCTCAGGTATTATACACATTATGTCTCCTCAAAATTACTTCGaatattttctcttaaattgcctacaacttaggcatcggagcgggattgTCAGCATTTCTCAATGTAATTCTTATTTTGTAGATCCcatgagaaaaagaaatcagATGAATTGTTAAGTGACACGTCAACTACTGAGAAACTGCATCAACATATATGTAATTGAGATGTTAATAAGTAATCATAGACGTCTATGAGGTCATAGTCAGCTTCATTCGTCTTTGAACAAGACGGCATTATGAAAGTTTGAGAAGGCAAAATTGGCAGATGACAAAatagaaggagagaaagaagagaacaaAAGGGAGAGAATCAGGTACTTTTTCACCCTTTCTTaattcctcttccttcttcttgttTTGTCTAGTACTTGTCTTCAACTTTAGAAtaattaaaggaaaatgatcgAGAGCAGCTCGATCTCCATATATAGTATCCTAATTAAAACACTCTTTCTATGTAACTTAATAGTCctctcttaaaacaaaaattgtacGTGCGTTGTCGATGCAGCTATGGAGTCACTTTCTCTGAGGCAAATGATCTTTGCAACCCATCAAGGTTCCCAAAGGAGAAGAGACCCAACAAACGCAATTCACCGAAGAAGGATTCACGTACGCCCTGGCCACCAACAACACTGGTCTTGTTTAATCTCAAACATATCTTGTATATAAACTCTTAAAATTAcaatcttttttatatatacgaAACAACGTGCCCTCGCCCTTGGAGGCCTTGTCCATGAATACGAAAGGATTTTATTCAATAGTGATTTGCGGTGGGAGTGCTAGCTTGAGAGGGAAAGatgaaaggaaaagagagaatgaGATTGAGAAGTGTGCGACGCTGGGTAGGAAGGAAAATATAAGATAGTGTAAGCCCTAGACGTGAAATGAAGTCGTTTTGTATATAGaaattctaatatatatatatatatatatatatatatatatatgcgattAACTGTTATATATAACTGTTACCTGTCTATTATAAAATCACTAACCGTCTCGTTTTAGGTGGTTAGTGACTAATTTTCTTTATAATACATCTTTTGACTGCAAATAATCACCGGATATCCCTGCAAGGCTATTCttttaattaacaataaaaaaaaatttatatcttcTCATAGTTTCAACAATTTAATCATCAAAGGTAACTCCTTAAAAGTGATTAAAGCATTTCGTAATAAATATCACTCCCTAAATTGGAACATCCTCCCCATCATCATTGATATTAATTCGTTTTCTCATTTACAAAGCAAAGATATAAtctgagtaaaaaaaaaaaaactttagaatCATAGAAGTACTAAACTATCTTCATCATTGATTTCACCATTAGCATTTCCATCCTCTCTTCTTCCGCTCTATCCTCCCATGCATTAAACTGGTTCTTTGATCTGAGCTTGATCGttcatcttcttttcttcttcattttttttttttgagagaaaatcttttcttctcttatttgcctatatatatatatatatataaaaaaaagcacAACAACACCACCCATATTTTTGAACGATCAGTGAAAAGGGAACGTGCACAACTATGGGTTTCAAATTGGGATATGTATTATGTCAAACACGTGGATTTCACAATCAATagacacatatatatatatatatacacacacgagCTAGGATTGAAAAAAATTGGCCCCATGTGCCATGGTTCAAGCTAATCAATCAagtatttttagtgtttttgcgagTACGTAGATTTTtcatgttattatttttatatgcaTTCTAATTAGCTTTCATCATCAAacattattataaaataataataaaaaaaatcttttagatgATAAATGGAGTGATGGGACACGTATATAAACCTTTATAATTATGCCGTACGATGATGATTTGGTTCATATTTTATCGTTTCTCCCATCTTATCTCTCATCAGAGGAACAGAATggaaaatggagaaaaagatCGAGCTCCTGCTAATTGAATACTCCTTCATGTGGAATAGTGGTTGCATGTTGGAGAGAAATGTATGGCAgttttttaaagtaaataaataaaaatattagcaaataacttaaaataatttaaactatttttacttCTATGTCATaccataacaaaataaaataaaataatacaatctAAAAAGTTTTGCCAAACGAAACATTGACGTTTTAGTAGATGAGTTGTACTTTAACTATGTAAAATCTAATATGGTTAGTGGTCACCTGTCACAAACTCAATGTGTCTGAGTAATCCAATGCGGACGATTATATATTTAACGGTTTCAATTTAGTTCCATTTTCGTTGAAATTGACCAGTTAAGAGCATCTTTAGCAGATGTTCTAAAACCTCTATGTTGTGTACATTTTGTTAATACGAAGCAAAAATAACGTCCAACATACtgtcttatttttatttgaaacacACAGATTTTACTTTTTGATTAATTACTTTTAGTTAAGCACCGTAACTTAATGcaattctttattattattattattattatttctttttattctctattttttttttttgcttttgcttgtcatttctctctctcttatcgTTGATGGTttatgaaaacaataaaatcaacatagtaggtaaaataaaataaaaaaattatgcttttgAATTAGTTAAAATGCTTATATTGCTGGAATATAAGATTCAAAACACAATCGTTgcttttgaaattcttgaatATTATAATATAAGATTAGAGAtccaaaacaatttgaaaatcatttggggggagtggggggggggggggcgcaaAAGTCGGAGTCGAGTGTCACGGTTTCTGAGAGCGAAAAAAAAGTCAGAAAACTCATACGCAAGTAATTGTACACAATTTACCAAAAAAGAAGAGCGACTCTACCCTACAGACTACAACCAGTTTTTGAAATGTTGCGCATATTTAGGAATCGATTAAGCGTGGTACGTCGATTTGAAGTTTGAACCAATTGCCATCTCTTTGTGCTCCATATCATGGCACAGCAGGACAGAAAATCTATTCCCACTGCCACGTGTCAATGTCTGGTTGAAAATGGAATCATCGAACTTCTTGGACGCATTCGCTGCTGCTGTATCACAGTTTGGTCTAAATAGAATGGGAAACCTCCAATTAtcattttatccttttttttttttaatttttttttttttttatggaagatTGATTGATTtgcttttcaaagaaaaaagaagaaggtaaaaGTGAGGACTAGTGTCATTGTCTCTAACGCATGGGCCCCATGATGAGGCTCTTTTAGACCAACCCCAAACCCCgagaaagagaaaggagaaaTTCCTCTCAAAGAAGCACGCGTTTGCATGTaacaaccaataaaaaatatttgcaaGCACACGTTGAGATTCAAAGctttgattgttttattttatttcacatcTCTCTCCGAAGCTGTAAATCAGCGATACGACTTTAGAGACAACAACACCCAAACCCACCTTTGCAGTAATGGGTTTTCCACCACCGCCTCCACCCCCACAACCACCTTTACCACCTCTCGTCCTTGGCGCTTTTtgtctctctactctctctcccaTTTTCATATCAAACCCTCCCTGTTTCTCTCTCGGAGACCCACCTCCACCTGTGCTCGCTTGCTGATTCAGCATGGGCTATCTCTCTTGCAATGCAGAGTCCGCCATAGCCACCTGCGATCCCTACTATTGGGATctcaaaaagaaaggaagaaccAAGCCCACTAAGGGAGCGAAGAAAATCAGAGAGTTTTCCTACGCTGAGCTCGTCGCCGCCACCGGTGGGTTCGCAGCAGAGAGCTTTTTAGGCAAAGGCAGTCACGGCAGTGTCTACAGAGCCGTCCTCGACGACGGAAGGCTCGTCGCCGCCGTCAAGAAGACAAAGCTTTTCCACTCATCAACAACGAGCTTCCAAAACCACCGCAACAATAACTGCACCAGCCCCTCAGAGAACGAGATTGAGATACTCTCCAGGGTACACCACCCTCGCCTCGTGAATCTCCTAGGCTTCTGCGTTGACTCTAACGACACCAAACTCCTTGTCGTCGAGTACATGCCCAACGGCACCCTCTACGACCTCTTACACTCGCCCTCCAGATCACCCCCCGGTTGGATCCGCAGGGTCCGGTTCGCGGCCCAGATAGCGAAGGCGGTCCAAGCGCTCCACTCGGCCAACCCGCCCGTGATTCACCGAGACATCAAGTCCTCCAACGTCTTGATCGACGAGAACCGGAACGCCAGGCTGGGGGATTTCGGGCTGGCCCTGAGGGGACACGTTGAGGACGTGCGGGTTAAGTGCACGCCTCCGGCGGGGACGTTAGGGTACCTCGACCCGGGCTATCTTGCGCCGGGGGATCTGAGCGCCAAGAGCGACGTGTTCAGCTTCGGCATCTTGCTGTTGGAGATCATCAGCGGCAGGCACGCCATCGACGTGAACTACAGCCCGCCCTCGGTGGTCGACTGGGCGGTGCCGTTGATCAAGCACGGCGAATTCGACGAAATCTGCGACCGCCGGATCGGTTCTCCGGCGGACCCTTCTGTGATCCGTCACCTCACGGTGCTCGCCGCCAGGTGCGTCAGATCCAGCGCGGCGAAGCGGCCGGCGATGTCGGAGGTGGTGGAGTGTTTGAAAATCGTCTCCAAGAAGGCCCACACGCCGCCGATCTGGAACAATCTCAGGCGGCGCGTGAGGCGCGAGGAGGATTCTCGGCCGTTGATGAAGTGGGAAGTGTATGACAGGAGTGAAGAGGTCGTTAAGGTTGCAAAACTTGGAACCATGAGGAATAGGAGAAAAGTATCCAGTGTTCCGGGTGCAGAGTATGGGAGTGATCATGAAGCTTTTGGTTCGTCTGTTGGTGATCGAATGGTAAGGTCAAAATCAGTTGGTTATTTTAGCGAAACAAAAGTGGGGTCCGATTCAAGTAATGGCGCTAATTGGTGTTTGTTGGCTCGGAGGAAGCCGGCGGGGGTGGCGGTGAAAATGCCAGCGGTGAGGCTGAGCAAGTCAAGGTCGATGGGAGTGCTGCACAGTCCACGCCTATTACAGTGCAAGAGTAGAGCGTTTGTGTTTGATTTTGGAGGGAATAGTCAAACAAAATTGGATATTTCCAAGCTGGTGATTAGTTTGGATGACAAGTCTGAAAATGAAAGCCTTGAGAAACCATTGTTTTCCACGTAAAACCGCTCCGATTGTTCAGAATACAAGGTTGTAGTCTCAATATCACTGCCCCCACAATGGCTGTACTGTACTATCtgagtgtgtttttttttgttcatacgGTCCGTCTTCATTGATTACCATGTGATGTAAATGGAGATGGGACCAATTTATATTCACCTCTGATAATTGGAGAAGTTTAATTTGGATGGTTAAAGTCTCCTAAAATATGCATTGAGCTGCTAGTACGTTACAGCTATAGTTTAGCTGCTATTTGTATTGACTCTTAAAAGTAACTCTATTATGCTACCGGCCGGGGGATGCATGTCAAAGTATCCGGCTTCTATGCTATAAAAATATTGGAAGGTTAGATTTAATCACATTCCATTTTAAGCAGCACGTCGTCGTTTTTTATCCaaactcttcttcttttgtcttttttccaTGTCAAGATAAGCCCTAAGGATTAATGATTGGATTGAGGTCAgcctaatgaaaaataaataaatatatatttaaagaagTTAAAGGGACTGATTGGGTGGTCCAACCACTACGAGAATTCTCTCGTTTTTTGAGGAGATCGTCgacattcaaaataaaaagggcGTAAAGCGGTAAAGGCGTGTTAAGTGTGATTGACCATCCTCTCAACTCTAGGACTAATATTAgcagtttctttaattttttatttttttttagatgtaagaaattttttttaaaaattaattaaatcacattcttttaacatttatttgaaataatatataaataatttttgttttcttaatatttaatttaaagaatattggAATAGTATAAAAAAACTATTGTGGAAACAGATTGTCTCAATTTCATTTTCTGTTGGTGCATTTAAAAGGGgtaaaataaacattttatttttttggaccATTTTACCACTCCTAAATACACTAACGGGctcctcttcatttcaaagATGAACGTTTGTGCATTTTCTAACTATTGTGGAGTGTATTTAAATGGAAAAGCAAAAAGTTGtttaatttcttataaaaaagtttaagaaaaacTGCTAGTAGTATTATAAGGAAATGCATGGTTAGGGTGGTTGGTCGTCCCAAAATGACTTGAGGGCAGttagtttaaaataaataaataaataaaataaatacttatGAGATAGTCTATCACCTCAAAGTGtgtttaggattgcgatttcatagacaaaaaatgaaattttaaaccaaatcgcagaaaataaatcgtttgagaattgcgtttttaaaaatttgcgatttgaaaCCGCAGAAAActgccttttcaaatcgcagctAAAtagatgtttttttgaaaacgcagaattttaaaggttaacctgagattttaaatgccaaactacgattttgccaaacgcttaacttcgtttttaaaaattactttttcaaattagacatttttaaatcagactttttgaaattgcaaactcaaacggaccctaaacCAATTATGGAATTacgataaataataataaaaataaaaataaaaaagtatgtTTACTTCCAGATCATTTTGAGACACTCTCCTACAAACATAATTCAACATATTCTACTGAGAAACGTTGATCATTTTATATTATTACGGGAGATATTCTCCGATTCTCCGAAGATCATAATCACTGATCTTGAAAATACTGTTTGGTGGTGGGTTGCATTCTCCTTGCAAATAATGGATTGCATACTATTCTGGTTGAAATTATGGgtatatttcaattaaattaagCTTCTGGccataaagaaacaaaattctAAGCTTGTTTTTTGGGTTAGTGTGGCATGCAAATGCATTCAATAAGGTTCTCTCACTCTCAAGTTATCTCCCACAACTCATCAAACAAAAAGTATCTTCTTAATTGCATAGGAAACGATCAACTTTGGCTCACATGTTTTCATGGAACATcgataaaaagaaatatatatatatatatatatatatatatatatatatatatatatatatatattatagccTTTGCTTCTAGGAGAAGACAAGAATCCCAGGGAATTGAAGTCAAAGGCAGGTGCAAGTATTTGGGAATTGAGTAATATTATTTACGGAGGATATGCTTTGAGCTTCGACTGGAGGCATTGGATGCTTTGGAGGGTTATTTCCTTTGTATGGGACGACCAATGGTCCTGAGTGTCCCACATCATTAATTTCTCTGTTTAAATCAAATGCCACCAAGTTGTGAAATTCTATCGTATACGTAAAAGTTGGGTGCTTTATTGAAGTAACGGGTTGTCTGAACAGTCCAGCAATATTTATTACCTGTCATTCTAGAATCAGGAAAAACCAACGGTTTACCGGAAATTAGGTTTGTCCGGTCGCCGTCTCACTTTTAATTTTCCTCTGAATACATATCCAGGTTTGTTCTGTGGAAGCAAATGCTGTCGCGCTATTATGAATTTGTGAGTGAATTTCTAGTGTGAAATTATTGGTGGAGGCCGTTCTGTCAGTCTCTCTGATATGCCTCACATGTAGGGTGTGATCTCTTGAATTTTCCACCCATTTTTTTCACGCAAGTGgcgtactatatatatatataacaaagatTTTTAATTGGTTCATGTAATAagttctttttttatatattttaaactaAAGACGTAAGCTACCCAACAAGTTATGCTCACTCcttagagcactcccatcagTGACCTTAAAGTGGTTCTCTTCTCTatgtttaagaaaaatatgataaaaaacaccaaaaattaaCCTCCAACAAATACtctaaaattaggttttttggttgggaagcacGGTTGCTTCCCAacctattattttaataaaaaaaaaagctctctcCTCTATCTTCCCCCCATCGCTGAAGCTCTCCCTCGGCTTCAAACCTCGCCTCCCACCCATCCACGCCTCCTCTTCCACAAATTCACCATCCCACCATCGCCGGCCTCGTCCTTAGCCTCCTGCCCGTCAGAGCCTGGGCCTTCCTCGGCCTCACCGCCTCCGCCATCACTAAAACCCTGTCCTTCTCCTGCGCCATCTCTGCCTTCACCAACAAGGTCATCTGGCTCATCGTCATCTCCTTCTTCGCTTGTGGCTTCGTCAAGACTGGCTTGAGCGATAGGATCGCCACCTACTTCGTCAAATGGCTGGGCAAGAGTACTTTGGGGTTGTCCTACGGATTGACGATCAGCGAGGGCCGGCGGCGTCTTCTTGCCAATAATCAAGTCTTTGTTGCTATCGGCGGGGAGTAAACCAGGCGATCCGTTGGCGAAAAAGCTAGGGACTTGAGGCTGTGTTTGGAATGCGGAAAAAGAAAGGCAGAGGATATTGGGGGAATTGTGAGAATTGCAGGAGAGAGGAATTCGGTGAAAGGCAAGGAATTGAGGTTGCTGTGGTTGAAGATAGAGGGTTTTGGGGAGAGGATTGAGGAGGCCGTGGAGGGTGAGGGAGGCGAAGGCGAGAGATGAGGGATTTGGGGAAGTTTCAGGAGAAGatgagagagaggaagaaagaaaaaaagaaataaaataagaaagagaaaaaataataaaataagataaagaaatagtatttaattgatataaggaaaatttagggaatctattgtgggattttttttatagtgaagtaaaaagtagttttactCCCTGAATATAAGGAAAATGGTAGGAAAACTGATGGAAGTGCTCTTATTGAATCCTCTCGTGAAGGTAAGCTTTAGGTTACTTTTGGTAAACTGTAATGATGACTTAGGAATAGGAATAAGTATTAATTACCAAGAATACAAGAAActaaaatgaaattattattcatatttattcgtGTGATTACAACACGATCCTAACCAAATTTCTTAAActggcaccaaaaaaaaaaaaaaaacatttgaattTGTGGTCTTCTTCATGTGTGGCAGATGATGATAGAGGGCCGTTGGAGACGGTGGCAGACAATGCTTCATGATGACAATGAGCTGCTGGAGACAACGGTAAACAGTGGCTGGTGACTGCGGTAGACGGTTGCTGGTGATGGTAGAGAACCTCGAGAGACGACAGTGGTCAATAACGACGGAGGGCCTCCAAAGATGGCGGCAAGCAATGGCTGGTGACAACATGAGGCTATTGAAGATGAAGACGAACAATGAGCAAAGATAGTGAAGGGTCTCCCATGACGATGATGGATGGTAATCAGTAACGATAGAAGACTTTCAAAGACTGCAATGAATTGTGGCTGGTGATGACAAATGGCCTCTAGAGTTGGCGACGAACGATGGCCTATGACGATGGAGGGCCTCCTACGACTATGGCCAATGACGACATCAAACAGTGGTCAATGATGGCAGAGTATCGCCAAATATGGTTATCAATGGTAAGCTGGGTCGGACAGTGGCAAAGGTGGGCAGCAGACAATGGCTGAAGatgaatacaaatttttatttaaattttattttttgcaccaaaaagagaaaagtattttgaaacaataatttttatggCTTTTCCATTCATagaagaatagttattctttacattttttagaggaataaatATTCTTCCtcattttagggaaaattgtcATTCCAtgagaatagttattctcaatAATAACAACACAATCGAATTTTAGAATATCTCTTCCATTATGAAGTCTATTTTTGTGTACCAAAGGTAATTGtatctaatttttaaattagaaatgtttggtttttatcTTTTGCCTATCTCTACACAAGAATTggcaaatctaccattgaatatGCGAGACCAAATTGAATCAACATTTGGTCTCATAGATTCAatgatgaatttacaaaaatgaaTGCTAGACATCAAAACGCTTTTTTTTCAGAATTGGAttccaacctgatgtgtcacaatctcatgaaatttatcattttggaaaatgtgccacaatctcataggattgtagCACATCAAGTTATAAccaaattttggaagaaaaaaaaatgttgggatGTCAAGCATTTTTCATTTACAAAAGAGATGGGTAGAAGATGTACAAGAGATAGACATTGTAACGACTCACCTCAACGACagaatattgtccgcttttaatTCCCTCAAACCAGACTTTTCAGGAGGTCACCTATTCTGGTATTACtcttgcagaagcacgcttaactacgaagttctgataggttcatggccattacggctttaaaacgcattgtgtcaataagggtgcgtttatacatataagcacatcctcattcccagccAATGTGGGACTTCACATACATGTATCATCTCTCTTTTCAAACTACAATGACTcgcttttca
Coding sequences within:
- the LOC133870995 gene encoding serine/threonine-protein kinase-like protein At1g28390 gives rise to the protein MGYLSCNAESAIATCDPYYWDLKKKGRTKPTKGAKKIREFSYAELVAATGGFAAESFLGKGSHGSVYRAVLDDGRLVAAVKKTKLFHSSTTSFQNHRNNNCTSPSENEIEILSRVHHPRLVNLLGFCVDSNDTKLLVVEYMPNGTLYDLLHSPSRSPPGWIRRVRFAAQIAKAVQALHSANPPVIHRDIKSSNVLIDENRNARLGDFGLALRGHVEDVRVKCTPPAGTLGYLDPGYLAPGDLSAKSDVFSFGILLLEIISGRHAIDVNYSPPSVVDWAVPLIKHGEFDEICDRRIGSPADPSVIRHLTVLAARCVRSSAAKRPAMSEVVECLKIVSKKAHTPPIWNNLRRRVRREEDSRPLMKWEVYDRSEEVVKVAKLGTMRNRRKVSSVPGAEYGSDHEAFGSSVGDRMVRSKSVGYFSETKVGSDSSNGANWCLLARRKPAGVAVKMPAVRLSKSRSMGVLHSPRLLQCKSRAFVFDFGGNSQTKLDISKLVISLDDKSENESLEKPLFST